The proteins below come from a single Corylus avellana chromosome ca3, CavTom2PMs-1.0 genomic window:
- the LOC132174838 gene encoding serine/threonine-protein phosphatase PP1 isoform X2: MEAALLDDVIRRLTAAKVGRTTKQVHLTEAEIRQLCVVSKEIFLSQPNLLELEAPMKICGDVHGQFSDLLRLFEYGGYPPEANYLFLGDYVDRGKQSIETICLLLAYKIKYKENFFLLRGNHESASINRIYGFYDECKRRFSVRVWKIFTDCFNCLPVAALIEGKILCMHGGLSPDLKNLDQIRNIARPVDVPEQGLLCDLLWADPDKDVEGWGENDRGVSYTFGADKVAEFLQKHDLDLICRAHQVVEDGYEFFAKRQLVTIFSAPNYCGEFDNAGAMMSVDDTLTCSFQILKSSEKKGKGGKG, translated from the exons ATGGAGGCGGCTTTGCTTGACGATGTAATACGACGGCTGACGGCGGCGAAGGTCGGCCGAACGACGAAGCAGGTGCATCTGACTGAGGCGGAAATCCGGCAGCTCTGCGTTGTGTCCAAGGAGATCTTTCTCAGCCAGCCTAACCTTCTCGAGCTCGAAGCTCCGATGAAGATTTGTG GAGATGTTCATGGTCAGTTTTCAGATCTTTTACGGTTGTTCGAGTATGGTGGGTACCCACCTGAAgcaaattatttatttctagGTGACTATGTTGATCGTGGTAAGCAGAGCATAGAGACGATATGCCTTCTCCTTGCATACAAGATCAAATACAAAGAGAACTTCTTTCTTCTCAGGGGCAACCATGAATCTGCATCCATCAATCGAATATATGGGTTCTATGATGAGTGCAAGAGGAGGTTTAGTGTTCGTGTTTGGAAGATATTTACCGACTGCTTTAACTGTCTGCCAGTTGCTGCTCTTATAGAGGGGAAGATCCTTTGCATGCATGGTGGATTGTCTCCTGATTTGAAAAACTTAGATCAGATAAGGAATATTGCTCGCCCTGTTGATGTACCAGAACAGGGCCTTCTCTGTGATCTGTTGTGGGCTGATCCTGATAAAGATGTGGAAGGCTGGGGAGAGAATGACCGGGGTGTCTCATATACATTTGGGGCTGACAAGGTTGCTGAGTTCCTTCAGAAACATGATCTTGACCTCATCTGCCGAGCTCATCAG GTTGTGGAAGATGGATATGAGTTTTTTGCAAAGCGGCAGCTGGTAACCATATTTTCAGCACCGAATTACTGTGGCGAGTTTGACAATGCTGGTGCAATGATGAGCGTGGATGATACCTTGACGTGTTCCTTCCAGATTCTCAAATCTTCTGAGAAGAAAGGAAAG GGTGGGAAGGGTTAA
- the LOC132174838 gene encoding serine/threonine-protein phosphatase PP1 isoform X1 has product MEAALLDDVIRRLTAAKVGRTTKQVHLTEAEIRQLCVVSKEIFLSQPNLLELEAPMKICGDVHGQFSDLLRLFEYGGYPPEANYLFLGDYVDRGKQSIETICLLLAYKIKYKENFFLLRGNHESASINRIYGFYDECKRRFSVRVWKIFTDCFNCLPVAALIEGKILCMHGGLSPDLKNLDQIRNIARPVDVPEQGLLCDLLWADPDKDVEGWGENDRGVSYTFGADKVAEFLQKHDLDLICRAHQVVEDGYEFFAKRQLVTIFSAPNYCGEFDNAGAMMSVDDTLTCSFQILKSSEKKGKVGFGNMMLRPGTPPHKGGKG; this is encoded by the exons ATGGAGGCGGCTTTGCTTGACGATGTAATACGACGGCTGACGGCGGCGAAGGTCGGCCGAACGACGAAGCAGGTGCATCTGACTGAGGCGGAAATCCGGCAGCTCTGCGTTGTGTCCAAGGAGATCTTTCTCAGCCAGCCTAACCTTCTCGAGCTCGAAGCTCCGATGAAGATTTGTG GAGATGTTCATGGTCAGTTTTCAGATCTTTTACGGTTGTTCGAGTATGGTGGGTACCCACCTGAAgcaaattatttatttctagGTGACTATGTTGATCGTGGTAAGCAGAGCATAGAGACGATATGCCTTCTCCTTGCATACAAGATCAAATACAAAGAGAACTTCTTTCTTCTCAGGGGCAACCATGAATCTGCATCCATCAATCGAATATATGGGTTCTATGATGAGTGCAAGAGGAGGTTTAGTGTTCGTGTTTGGAAGATATTTACCGACTGCTTTAACTGTCTGCCAGTTGCTGCTCTTATAGAGGGGAAGATCCTTTGCATGCATGGTGGATTGTCTCCTGATTTGAAAAACTTAGATCAGATAAGGAATATTGCTCGCCCTGTTGATGTACCAGAACAGGGCCTTCTCTGTGATCTGTTGTGGGCTGATCCTGATAAAGATGTGGAAGGCTGGGGAGAGAATGACCGGGGTGTCTCATATACATTTGGGGCTGACAAGGTTGCTGAGTTCCTTCAGAAACATGATCTTGACCTCATCTGCCGAGCTCATCAG GTTGTGGAAGATGGATATGAGTTTTTTGCAAAGCGGCAGCTGGTAACCATATTTTCAGCACCGAATTACTGTGGCGAGTTTGACAATGCTGGTGCAATGATGAGCGTGGATGATACCTTGACGTGTTCCTTCCAGATTCTCAAATCTTCTGAGAAGAAAGGAAAGGTTGGATTTGGCAACATGATGTTGAGACCTGGCACTCCACCTCATAAG GGTGGGAAGGGTTAA